The Dama dama isolate Ldn47 chromosome 25, ASM3311817v1, whole genome shotgun sequence genome window below encodes:
- the SETD9 gene encoding SET domain-containing protein 9: MPGRLMRGLWQRWRRYRYRFVPWIALNLSHNPRTLRYVPEESKDKVISDEDVLGTLLKVFQALFVNDFSKQSDILTVLPEPVKSKYQDLLSVQHPRVKQLEYKHQQQSTFTPEEILYKTLGFSVARAPSSLISAGKGVFVTKGLVQKGAVVSMYPGTVYQKYEPIFFQSIGNPFIFRCLDGVLIDGNDKGISKVVYRSCHGRDRLGPLKMSDSTWLTSEIHNPLAIGQYVNNCSNDRAANVCYQEFDVPAVFPIELKQYLPNIAYSYDRQSPLRCVVLVALRDIEQGEELFSNYYTIVS; this comes from the exons ATGCCGGGCCGCCTGATGCGGGGCCTCTGGCAGCGATGGCGCCGTTACAGGTACCGCTTCGTACCCTGGATCGCGCTGAACCTAAGCCACAACCCGAG GACCCTCCGATATGTTCCAGAAGAATCCAAAGACAAAGTTATCTCAGATGAAGATGTCCTAGGAACATTACTGAAAGTTTTCCAGGCTCTATTCGTAAATGATTTCAGTAAACAATCAGATATCTTGACTGTGCTTCCAGAACCTGTTAAATCAAAATATCAAGACCTACTGTCAGTTCAGCATCCAAGGGTGAAACAGCTTGAATACAAACATCAGCAGCAAAGTACCTTTACACCAGAAGAAATTCTTTATAAGACATTGGGTTTCAGTGTTGCCCGAGCACCTAGCTCATTGATTTCTGCTGGAAAAGGTGTCTTCGTTACTAAAGGATTGGTACAGAAAGGCGCGGTTGTATCTATGTATCCCG GTACAGTATATCAGAAGTACGAGCCAATCTTTTTCCAGTCCATTggaaatccatttatttttagatgCCTAGATGGGGTACTCATTGATGGAAATGACAAAGGAATATCAAAAGTTGTGTATAG ATCTTGCCATGGGAGGGATCGACTTGGCCCTTTAAAAATGAGTGATAGTACATGGCTAACATCAGAAATTCATAATCCATTGGCTATAGGACAGTATGTGAACAATTGTTCAAATG ACAGAGCAGCTAATGTCTGTTATCAGGAATTTGATGTGCCTGCAGTTTTCCCTATAGAACTGAAGCAGTATCTTCCAAACATTGCCTACAGCTATGACAGACAAAG TCCACTACGATGTGTCGTTCTTGTTGCACTCAGGGACATTGAACAAGGAGAAGAGCTTTtttcaaactactatacaattgTCAGCTAG